The Hyperolius riggenbachi isolate aHypRig1 chromosome 3, aHypRig1.pri, whole genome shotgun sequence genome window below encodes:
- the MED7 gene encoding mediator of RNA polymerase II transcription subunit 7 — translation MGEPQQVSALPLPPLQFIKEYTDENVRKGLVPKPPLPIKDSYMMFGNQFQCDDLIIRPLESQGIERLHPQQFDHKKELRKLNMSILINFLDLLDVLIRSPGSIKREEKLEDLKLLFVHMHHLINEYRPHQARETLRVMMEVQKRQRLETAERFQKHLERVAEMIQNCLASLPDDLPLPDNGVTVKTEPVEEPCSDLKEAPTEASSLPNEPTVDKDAAMCVIIDEMT, via the coding sequence ATGGGAGAGCCTCAGCAGGTGAGCGCTTTGCCCCTACCGCCGCTGCAGTTCATCAAAGAGTACACCGACGAAAATGTCCGCAAGGGATTGGTCCCCAAACCACCGCTCCCCATCAAGGACAGCTACATGATGTTTGGCAACCAGTTCCAGTGTGATGACCTCATCATTCGTCCGCTGGAGAGCCAGGGCATCGAGCGCCTCCATCCTCAGCAGTTCGACCACAAAAAGGAACTGAGGAAACTCAACATGTCCATATTGATCAACTTTCTAGATCTGCTGGATGTCCTAATAAGGAGCCCCGGAAGTATAAAGCGGGAGGAGAAACTGGAGGACTTGAAGCTTCTGTTTGTCCACATGCACCACCTCATCAATGAATATCGGCCCCACCAGGCACGGGAGACCCTGAGGGTGATGATGGAGGTCCAGAAACGACAGCGTCTGGAGACAGCAGAAAGGTTCcagaaacacctggagagggtggCGGAGATGATCCAGAACTGTTTGGCCTCCTTGCCTGATGACCTTCCACTGCCTGACAACGGTGTTACTGTTAAGACTGAACCAGTAGAGGAACCTTGTTCTGACCTGAAGGAAGCTCCCACAGAGGCTTCCAGCTTACCCAACGAGCCCACAGTAGACAAAGATGCAGCCATGTGCGTCATCATTGATGAGATGACATAG